In Carboxydocella sporoproducens DSM 16521, a single window of DNA contains:
- the lysA gene encoding diaminopimelate decarboxylase: MRLHGTMSINAEGRLTIGGCDTAGLVAEFGTPLYVFDEELIRQNCRAYRAAFMQDERIQGEVIYASKAFMTKAMARIIQEEGLGLDVVSGGELYTALEAGFDPARIYFHGNNKSPAELEMALAAGIGYFVVDNFTELHLLNGLAGERGVKASILLRITPGVEAHTHEYIQTGQIDSKFGSAISTGQALAIVEEALQLPHIDLKGLHCHIGSQIFELESYRYTVQVMLDFLAELRSRLGFTAEILNLGGGFGIYYAEGDEPASIAAYGQLVRESVLAGCEERDLPLPRLVVEPGRSIIGPAGTTLYTVGSVKEIPGVRTYIAVDGGMGDNPRPALYQSRYSALLANKADQPAEIVVSVAGKYCESGDMLIWDLAVPRTEPGDILAVFCTGAYNYSMAMNYNRVPRPAAVLVKDGQADLIIRRESYADLVQNDVIPERLKK, encoded by the coding sequence ATGCGTTTGCATGGTACTATGAGCATCAATGCCGAAGGGCGCTTAACCATTGGCGGTTGCGATACAGCAGGTCTGGTAGCGGAGTTTGGTACCCCCTTGTATGTTTTTGATGAGGAACTGATCAGGCAAAACTGCCGCGCCTACCGGGCTGCTTTTATGCAGGATGAGCGTATTCAGGGAGAAGTAATTTATGCCTCGAAAGCCTTCATGACCAAAGCCATGGCCCGCATTATTCAGGAAGAAGGACTGGGCCTGGATGTGGTTTCTGGCGGTGAGTTATATACTGCCCTGGAGGCAGGGTTTGATCCTGCCCGGATTTATTTTCATGGCAATAACAAATCCCCTGCCGAGCTCGAGATGGCGTTAGCTGCCGGTATCGGCTATTTTGTAGTGGATAATTTCACCGAACTGCATCTGCTCAATGGCCTGGCCGGGGAGCGGGGCGTCAAGGCCAGCATCCTTTTGCGAATTACCCCAGGGGTAGAAGCTCATACCCATGAATACATCCAGACCGGACAAATTGATTCCAAGTTCGGGTCAGCTATTTCTACCGGCCAGGCTTTGGCAATTGTGGAGGAAGCCCTGCAGCTGCCTCACATAGACCTAAAGGGATTGCATTGCCATATTGGTTCCCAGATTTTTGAACTTGAAAGCTACCGTTACACAGTGCAAGTTATGCTGGATTTTCTGGCTGAGCTGCGTAGCAGGCTGGGCTTTACAGCAGAAATACTGAACCTGGGTGGGGGTTTTGGTATTTACTACGCCGAAGGGGATGAACCGGCCTCTATCGCTGCGTATGGGCAACTGGTCCGGGAGTCAGTTCTTGCTGGCTGTGAAGAAAGAGATTTGCCTTTACCCCGCCTGGTAGTGGAGCCCGGTCGTTCTATCATTGGCCCGGCTGGTACTACTCTTTATACTGTCGGTTCAGTGAAGGAGATACCAGGAGTAAGAACTTACATTGCCGTTGATGGCGGCATGGGTGATAACCCCAGACCGGCGCTCTATCAGTCCAGGTATTCGGCCCTGCTGGCCAACAAAGCTGATCAACCGGCAGAAATAGTGGTATCTGTGGCCGGGAAATACTGCGAATCCGGGGACATGCTAATCTGGGATTTGGCAGTTCCCCGTACTGAGCCCGGAGATATTCTGGCTGTATTTTGCACTGGTGCTTATAACTACTCTATGGCCATGAATTATAACCGGGTACCCAGACCGGCTGCGGTACTGGTCAAGGATGGGCAGGCAGATTTGATTATCCGCCGGGAAAGCTATGCTGACCTGGTACAAAATGATGTAATTCCTGAGAGATTGAAAAAATAG
- a CDS encoding NapC/NirT family cytochrome c yields the protein MLTAQNLKKIILVSGFLLIVILAGASYYTSKPQFCASCHLMEPIYQSWTQSAHKDVECYACHAEPGFAGVVKAKISGVRELMITLLNLEPRLQATVKNERCQSCHQQWPAELKNMPGIIYNHEKHSRGYNCTLCHSGVAHGSRARLKMKDCLTCHRVKGAGKAPVDDCLKCHRDPNSLKPRNHQEPAWAITHGREYRRDKNNCLACHRPATNLCQQCHPAPK from the coding sequence ATGTTAACAGCCCAAAATCTTAAAAAAATTATACTGGTTTCAGGATTCTTGCTAATTGTAATTCTGGCAGGGGCAAGTTACTATACCAGTAAACCGCAGTTTTGTGCCAGTTGTCACTTGATGGAGCCTATTTATCAAAGCTGGACCCAATCTGCCCATAAAGATGTAGAATGTTATGCCTGTCATGCTGAGCCCGGCTTCGCTGGCGTGGTAAAGGCCAAAATTAGCGGAGTTAGGGAGCTGATGATAACTTTACTTAATCTGGAGCCCAGGCTGCAGGCTACGGTAAAAAATGAGCGTTGCCAGAGCTGTCATCAGCAATGGCCTGCTGAGTTAAAAAACATGCCTGGCATAATTTACAATCACGAAAAACATAGCCGGGGCTATAATTGTACTTTATGCCACAGTGGGGTAGCCCATGGTAGCAGAGCCCGGTTAAAAATGAAAGATTGTCTGACCTGCCATCGGGTTAAAGGCGCTGGTAAAGCACCGGTAGATGACTGCTTGAAATGCCACCGGGATCCCAATAGTCTTAAACCCCGAAACCATCAGGAGCCAGCATGGGCAATAACCCACGGGCGGGAATATCGAAGGGATAAGAATAACTGTCTTGCCTGCCATCGTCCAGCAACTAATCTGTGTCAACAATGCCATCCTGCACCGAAATAA
- the cybH gene encoding Ni/Fe-hydrogenase, b-type cytochrome subunit — MLRKAIYVWEWPVRFYHWLNVFLIITLFLTGLYIGFPKYRPAGTEAYSFFLMGKARYWHGWAAWLFIANFLFRFYWAFVGNEYARFRPWRKGFFADGLETLKYYLFLKKEHTVHTGHNVLAQLTYFFIIWINSAFMIASGLALQGEIHPGGWQERWFGWLIPFFGGNSLVLRSYHHLAAWLFAAFVVLHLYTVIRQDILDDDGTVSSIFSGYKYVPVREDRENG, encoded by the coding sequence ATGCTGCGCAAAGCCATCTATGTCTGGGAATGGCCGGTCCGCTTCTATCACTGGTTAAATGTCTTTTTGATCATTACCCTTTTTCTCACCGGCCTCTATATTGGCTTTCCCAAATACAGGCCGGCTGGAACCGAAGCCTACTCCTTTTTTCTGATGGGTAAAGCCCGCTACTGGCATGGCTGGGCCGCCTGGCTGTTTATAGCCAATTTCCTTTTCCGTTTTTACTGGGCTTTTGTCGGCAATGAGTATGCCCGCTTTCGTCCCTGGCGAAAAGGATTTTTTGCCGATGGCCTGGAGACGTTAAAGTACTATCTTTTTCTCAAAAAAGAACATACGGTACATACCGGCCACAATGTCCTGGCCCAGCTTACCTACTTTTTCATTATCTGGATCAACTCCGCCTTTATGATTGCCAGTGGACTAGCCTTGCAAGGAGAGATTCATCCCGGCGGCTGGCAGGAACGCTGGTTTGGCTGGCTAATCCCCTTCTTTGGCGGTAATTCACTGGTTCTGCGCAGTTATCATCACCTGGCGGCCTGGCTTTTTGCTGCCTTTGTCGTCTTGCATCTCTATACCGTAATACGTCAGGATATCCTGGATGATGATGGCACCGTTTCGTCTATTTTTAGCGGCTATAAATATGTTCCTGTCAGAGAGGACAGAGAAAATGGCTAA
- a CDS encoding hydrogenase maturation protease, translated as MAKPVVLGLGNPLYRDEGIGIHLLQRLRQSGLASQIKLVDGGTGGLSLLPVIETAAQLLIIDAVNWDKPPGTVGLFSYEQLIQLARPRLSPHQVALADLLALACWRGKLPPDLVLLGIQPADIRPGLELSPQVKAAIPVALEQVYDIIAFYFGAGWHC; from the coding sequence ATGGCTAAACCGGTTGTTCTCGGGCTGGGTAATCCTCTCTATCGTGATGAAGGAATAGGAATTCATCTACTGCAGAGATTACGTCAATCCGGTCTTGCTTCTCAGATAAAACTGGTGGACGGCGGCACCGGGGGTTTATCCTTATTGCCCGTAATTGAAACTGCTGCACAGCTTTTGATCATCGATGCCGTAAACTGGGACAAGCCCCCGGGTACCGTGGGTCTTTTTAGTTATGAGCAGTTAATCCAGCTGGCCCGGCCCCGGCTCTCCCCTCACCAGGTAGCCCTGGCTGATTTACTGGCCCTGGCCTGCTGGCGTGGTAAATTGCCCCCTGACCTGGTCCTGCTGGGAATTCAACCTGCTGACATCAGACCTGGTCTGGAATTGAGCCCACAGGTCAAAGCAGCCATACCCGTAGCTTTAGAACAAGTCTATGATATTATTGCCTTTTATTTCGGTGCAGGATGGCATTGTTGA